The proteins below come from a single Micromonospora citrea genomic window:
- a CDS encoding helix-turn-helix domain-containing protein — translation MPPTSPAQPPHTDPELVAVGRRLRVLREERGISLSTLARLAGVGKATLSGLEHGTRNPTLETLYAITAQLGVPLTAVLSGPGTGPTIRGAAVSGILLEVFEDADATYELYRMLVSPGREQLSPAHQRGVTEHVTVFAGVLRAGPVDAPLIAAAGGHLRWTSDVPHVYAAVGDEEVAASLLLRYPRH, via the coding sequence ATGCCACCGACGTCACCAGCCCAGCCACCGCACACCGACCCGGAACTCGTGGCCGTCGGCCGGCGGCTACGCGTACTGCGCGAGGAGCGGGGCATCTCGCTGTCCACCCTGGCCCGGCTGGCCGGGGTGGGGAAGGCGACCCTCTCCGGGCTGGAGCACGGCACCCGCAACCCGACCCTGGAGACGCTCTACGCGATCACCGCGCAGCTCGGCGTGCCACTGACGGCCGTGCTCTCCGGCCCGGGCACCGGCCCCACCATCCGCGGCGCGGCGGTCAGCGGCATCCTGCTGGAGGTCTTCGAGGACGCCGACGCCACCTACGAGCTGTACCGGATGCTGGTCTCCCCCGGCCGGGAACAGCTCTCCCCCGCGCACCAGCGGGGCGTCACCGAGCACGTCACCGTCTTCGCGGGCGTGCTGCGCGCCGGCCCGGTCGACGCGCCGCTCATCGCCGCCGCCGGCGGGCACCTGCGCTGGACGTCCGACGTGCCGCACGTGTACGCCGCCGTCGGCGACGAGGAGGTCGCGGCCAGCCTCCTGCTCCGCTACCCCCGCCACTGA